The following proteins come from a genomic window of Alosa sapidissima isolate fAloSap1 chromosome 22, fAloSap1.pri, whole genome shotgun sequence:
- the LOC121697852 gene encoding beta-2-microglobulin-like gives MKYFLCFAILFYLGSCALGKQSPPKVQVYSRNPGKLGEKNTLICHVSGFHPPDITITLLRNGVEIPDAKQTDLAFESGWQFHLTKHVPFHPQKEEEYVCRVRHMTNVKNYTWEPDM, from the exons ATGAAATATTTTCTTTGCTTTGCTATCCTGTTCTACCTGGGCAGCTGTGCTCTTGGGAAACAAT CTCCCCCTAAAGTGCAGGTGTACAGCCGCAATCCTGGTAAACTGGGTGAAAAAAACACACTGATCTGCCATGTCAGTGGCTTCCACCCTCCTGACATCACGATCACCCTCTTGAGGAACGGGGTGGAGATTCCAGATGCCAAGCAAACTGACCTGGCCTTTGAGTCAGGATGGCAGTTCCACCTCACCAAGCATGTGCCCTTCCACCCacagaaggaggaggagtacgTTTGCCGTGTTAGACACATGACCAACGTAAAGAACTACACCTGGG AACCTGACATGTAA
- the LOC121697851 gene encoding beta-2-microglobulin-like codes for MKAAFFALVFALIAVMAHGKISKPKVQVYSRNPGKLDDTNENTLICHVSGFHPPDITITLLKDGVEIPNAQQTDLAFESGWQFHLTKHVKFQPKKGESYVCKVRHMAETKSYFWEPDM; via the exons ATGAAAGCAGCATTTTTTGCCCTGGTATTTGCCCTTATCGCCGTTATGGCACACGGGAAAATAT cCAAGCCAAAGGTGCAGGTATATAGCCGTAACCCTGGCAAGCTGGATGATACCAACGAAAACACCCTGATCTGCCATGTCAGTGGCTTCCACCctcctgacatcaccatcacccTTCTGAAGGATGGGGTGGAGATTCCAAATGCCCAGCAAACTGACCTGGCCTTTGAGTCCGGTTGGCAGTTCCACCTCACCAAGCATGTCAAGTTTCAACCAAAGAAAGGGGAGTCGTACGTCTGCAAGGTCAGACACATGGCTGAAACCAAGAGTTACTTCTGGG AGCCTGACATGTGA